AGGGTTTCCGCCAGGCCTGGCAAGAGGATCCTCGCCACGTCGATTACCTGTATGCCAACAGCTATGAACGTGAAGCAGCCGGCGCGCTGTTTGCCGAATGGCTGAAAACGCACCCGATGCCGCAGGCGCTGTTCACCACCTCGTTCTCGCTGTTGCAGGGTGTGATGGACGTGACGCTGAAGCAACGCGGCCGTTTGCCGACCGACCTGGCAATTGCCACCTTCGGCGACCATGAACTGTTGGATTTCCTCGAGTGCCCGGTGCTTGCGGTGGCGCAGCGCCATCGCGACGTGGCCGAGCGCGTGCTGGAGCTGGTGTTGGCCAGCCTGGACGAACCGCGAAAACCCAAGCCGGGACTGACGCGTATTCGCCGCAATCTGTTCCGCCGCGGCAGCCTGAGCCGCAAATAGTTCGCTTCACGGGAGCCCGCCTTGTCGGGCTCCGGGTTTAGACGTAGCCCGCTACTCGGAACAGCCGCCGGCAATATTCCAGGAAATAACCATACACCACGCCCATCGCCATGGACACCAGCGCATTGCTGGTGACTGCTGCCAGCATTTGTTGGCCGTCGGCGCCCACGCTCCACAGAATGGCGGCATAAACCGGCGATTGGAAGCTGACGTAGGCCAGCAGGTCGGCGAGGTTGCGCAGCACGAACTGGCCGCGCGGGCAGCGGCGCGCCGTGCGGATAAACAGATCTCGATAGCGGCCGTAAGGCCAGGCGATCAGGATGTTAACCGGGATCGACAGCAGGCGCGAAGAGAGGGATTGCTGGAAACTCATGCCGGAGATCAACACTTCTATCGCCATGCCGGCGATAAAGCAGTACACCACCAGTGCGAACGTATCGGCAGCGGCGCTACGCCAGTGAGCGGCGGGCGAAAGCATGTATCATCCCCTTTGGTTATAATTCTGTTAAATTATTAATTAATGGGTGTTAATTCTGGTTTCTTGCCTTTTATGTAGTGTACTAATCTGCATTGTATTTTTTAACTAGATTTATATTTTTATTTTTAACATTTGTTCGGTTTTTGTCCTGCAGAACCGGGGGAGGGGAGAGGGGGAAGAGATTAAAATCGGCGTTTTGAAATAAACTCATTAAAAACATATGGTTGCGATTTTTGACATCGAGTGGGATTTTTTTCCGGTAAAAATTGTGGAAATAAAGGTGTAAGAAAATGAAACCATAATTGTAAACAGGTATTTTGGGAATAATCTTACCAAATTGATTTAAATCGAAATTACTTCTGCTCGTAATATCCGAGCCATTTATTTTTATCGCAGCCTCATCACTGCGGTGCAAATTGCAGTAAAATAGCGCCCGGCTTTACGGTGAATAACGATTGAGCGTTATTAACTCAAGTAGTTATGGCCTTATTCCGCGAGCGGATAGCCTAACGCCGAGCCTTGGCGGGCGCGGCTCGCCAGCGCTTACAGCCCTGAGATTGCCGAGCTGAAAAATGAGACATGGCTTGCAGAAGGAAGTAATGAGTTAATTAATCGCCAGTTCGTCAGGTTTTTAATCAGATTCTTTCCGCTTAGAAAATTCTCTCCGTTTATCATGGTGTTAATTTTTAATCGTCGAATAATCAGAGTTTCTTTCGCGAGTCAGCTCCCAAAATGACCAGAGAAATATTGCCAAAGCGCTGGCGCTCTGGCTTGACAAGGTTTTCATACCCTCCGTAAACTCCATTGTGTGGGAATTTGTGGGGTAAAGTGGTGAAAACGGTCACTAAGGGGTAGCTCAGGAATGTTCCGTGGAGCGACGATGGTCAACCTCGACAGTAAAGGGCGGCTTGCCGTACCTACCCGATATCGGGAATTGCTCAACGAGGAATCGCAAGGCCAAATGGTCTGTACCATTGACCTCCATCAGCCCTGCCTGCTGCTTTATCCTTTGCCCGAATGGGAAATTATTGAACAAAAATTATCACGTCTGTCGAGCATGAATCCCGCCGAGCGCCGCGTTCAGCGCCTGTTGTTGGGGCATGCCAGTGAGTGTCAGATGGATAGTGCCGGTCGTTTGCTGTTAGCCAATACGCTGCGTCAGCACGCCGGACTCACGAAAGAAGTGATGCTGGTCGGTCAGTTCAACAAGTTTGAACTGTGGGATGAACAGACCTGGTATCAACAAGTCAAGGATGATATTGACGCTGAACAGTCGACTCAGGAACCGTTGTCTGAGCGGCTACAGGACTTGTCGCTATAAGCATGCTGGAAAACTATAAACACACCACCGTCCTGCTGGACGAAGCCGTCAACGGCCTCAACATCCGCAGCAACGGCATATATATCGACGGTACTTTTGGTCGCGGTGGCCATTCTCGTCTGATTCTGTCCCAACTGGGGCCGGAAGGA
The sequence above is drawn from the Serratia sp. FDAARGOS_506 genome and encodes:
- a CDS encoding L-alanine exporter AlaE, producing MLSPAAHWRSAAADTFALVVYCFIAGMAIEVLISGMSFQQSLSSRLLSIPVNILIAWPYGRYRDLFIRTARRCPRGQFVLRNLADLLAYVSFQSPVYAAILWSVGADGQQMLAAVTSNALVSMAMGVVYGYFLEYCRRLFRVAGYV
- the mraZ gene encoding division/cell wall cluster transcriptional repressor MraZ → MFRGATMVNLDSKGRLAVPTRYRELLNEESQGQMVCTIDLHQPCLLLYPLPEWEIIEQKLSRLSSMNPAERRVQRLLLGHASECQMDSAGRLLLANTLRQHAGLTKEVMLVGQFNKFELWDEQTWYQQVKDDIDAEQSTQEPLSERLQDLSL